Proteins encoded by one window of Streptacidiphilus sp. PB12-B1b:
- the dnaA gene encoding chromosomal replication initiator protein DnaA gives MDRKWLERTAPMGLMHDTALLAAPNEMAKAKLEGHLLPKITEALSQQYGRSIRIAVIVDANAASLIPPPASSAPAEPERAPERQGERLGERLGERLGERHGERQGERQGERPIDREYPYQPQHREYPPAPPQQQPGYGYDYENRGGGYPDRGGYYGGGPGYPSAFPGRAPHSQDDEWPPAAPAPQPRPWEQRDQHRPDQHRPDQHQDLQRQDLQRQDHARPEHQPTEDRADHLPAVRPDGAPAERSAGDGPLPANLPPHMPVHRPGGGSSNSSGLARPDEPAARLNPKYLFETFVIGSSNRFAHAAAVAVAEAPAKAYNPLFIYGESGLGKTHLLHAIGHYARSLYPGTRVRYVSSEEFTNEFINSIRDDKGDGFRQRYRDMDILLVDDIQFLQSKESTQEEFFHTFNTLHNANKQIVISSDRPPKQLVTLEDRLRNRFEWGLTTDVQPPELETRIAILRKKAIQEQLNAPPEVLEFIASRISRNIRELEGALIRVTAFASLNRAPVDLQLAEIVLKDLVPGGEEAGPEITATVIMQQTAAYFGLSVDDLCGSSRSRVLVTARQIAMYLCRELTDLSLPKIGAQFGGRDHTTVMHADRKIRTMMAERRSIYNQVTELTNRIKS, from the coding sequence CCAACGCGGCCTCGCTGATCCCGCCGCCGGCCTCCTCCGCACCCGCAGAGCCCGAGCGCGCTCCCGAGCGCCAGGGCGAGCGGCTCGGAGAGCGGCTGGGAGAGCGCTTGGGCGAGCGCCACGGGGAGCGCCAGGGGGAGCGCCAGGGCGAGCGGCCGATCGACCGCGAGTACCCCTACCAGCCGCAGCACCGCGAGTACCCGCCCGCGCCCCCGCAGCAGCAGCCGGGATACGGCTACGACTACGAGAACCGCGGCGGCGGCTACCCGGACCGCGGCGGCTATTACGGCGGCGGCCCCGGCTATCCCAGTGCCTTTCCCGGCCGCGCCCCGCACAGCCAGGACGACGAGTGGCCCCCGGCCGCGCCCGCGCCGCAGCCCCGCCCCTGGGAGCAGCGCGACCAGCACCGCCCCGACCAGCACCGCCCGGACCAGCACCAGGACCTGCAACGGCAGGACCTGCAGCGCCAGGACCACGCGCGCCCCGAGCACCAGCCGACGGAGGACCGCGCCGACCACCTGCCGGCCGTGCGCCCCGACGGCGCTCCGGCCGAGCGCTCCGCCGGTGACGGCCCGCTGCCCGCCAACCTGCCGCCGCACATGCCGGTGCACCGGCCCGGCGGTGGTTCGAGCAACAGCTCGGGGCTGGCCCGGCCGGACGAGCCGGCGGCCCGGCTGAACCCGAAGTACCTCTTCGAGACCTTCGTCATCGGCTCCAGCAACCGCTTCGCGCACGCGGCGGCGGTGGCCGTCGCCGAGGCGCCCGCGAAGGCGTACAACCCGCTGTTCATCTACGGCGAGTCCGGGCTCGGCAAGACCCACCTGCTGCACGCGATCGGCCACTACGCCAGGAGCCTGTACCCCGGCACCCGGGTGCGCTACGTCAGCTCGGAGGAGTTCACCAACGAGTTCATCAACTCGATCCGGGACGACAAGGGCGACGGCTTCCGGCAGCGCTACCGGGACATGGACATCCTGCTGGTCGACGACATCCAGTTCCTGCAGAGCAAGGAGTCGACGCAGGAGGAGTTCTTCCACACCTTCAACACCCTGCACAACGCCAACAAGCAGATCGTGATCTCCTCCGACCGGCCGCCCAAGCAGCTGGTGACGCTGGAGGACCGGCTCCGCAACCGCTTCGAGTGGGGGCTGACCACCGACGTCCAGCCGCCTGAGCTGGAGACCCGGATCGCCATCCTGCGCAAGAAGGCGATCCAGGAGCAACTCAACGCCCCGCCCGAGGTGTTGGAGTTCATCGCGTCCCGGATCTCGCGCAACATCCGCGAGTTGGAGGGTGCGCTGATCCGGGTGACGGCCTTCGCCAGCCTCAACCGGGCTCCGGTCGACCTGCAGTTGGCGGAGATCGTGCTGAAGGATCTGGTGCCCGGCGGCGAGGAGGCCGGGCCGGAGATCACCGCGACCGTCATCATGCAGCAGACGGCGGCGTACTTCGGCCTGAGCGTGGACGACCTGTGCGGCTCCTCGCGCAGCCGGGTGCTGGTCACGGCGCGGCAGATCGCCATGTACCTGTGCCGGGAGCTGACCGACCTGTCCCTGCCCAAGATCGGCGCGCAGTTCGGCGGCCGGGACCACACCACGGTGATGCACGCCGACCGCAAGATCCGCACGATGATGGCCGAGCGGCGGTCCATCTACAACCAGGTGACCGAACTCACCAACCGCATCAAGAGCTGA